DNA sequence from the Phycisphaerae bacterium genome:
TTCCGCCCCGGAGGGGCGGAGGAGGGCCACGCTTCCCTTACAATCCCGCCCATGACGATCCCCGCTGATACCAATCAGAGACCCGCCGTGGTGGGGCGCCGAGTGGCCTTCGAATTTGCACGATTCTCAGATACAGACATTACTCTTGGGCAACGGGGTTTTGACAGGTATGCTGGCCCAATGCCGATCACCGAAAAAGCAATTCGCGCCAAACTCGCCGTCGGTGAAATCGACTTCACAGTGCACGCGATCATCGAAGCCGCGGAAGACTTGATCTTCGTCGAGGAAATCGAATCCGCGCTTTCCACCGGCGAAATCATCGAAGACGACGAAAGCCGACATCGGTGCTTACTATGTGC
Encoded proteins:
- a CDS encoding DUF4258 domain-containing protein gives rise to the protein MTIPADTNQRPAVVGRRVAFEFARFSDTDITLGQRGFDRYAGPMPITEKAIRAKLAVGEIDFTVHAIIEAAEDLIFVEEIESALSTGEIIEDDESRHRCLLCASLASGFIHVVLDYGDWLLEPASNLVVVTVYRPDPDEWIDERTRKT